GCCACAACTCAGGGCGAGGCGAGGGCAACACGGAACCCCTCCCCATAGACATAGGCGGCCGTCAGCGTCGCGGCCAGCAACGAGGCCGCCACCATGAGGAAGACCGCCCGGCGGATGTCCTCCGCTCCCGGCTGGCGTCCTCCGGCTCCCAACCGGTAGTGCCCCACCTTCTCCAACTCCACTCCCAGTCCTCCGGCCACCGCGGCCATGGGGCGGCCCGCGTTGGGGCTCTCGGTGGCGGCGCCGTCGCGCCACCAGGAAAGCACCGCCCGGGCCGGAGAGGCACCACACAGCGCGCACGCCAGCACGAGGAGCGCGGCGGACAAGCGCGCGGGCACCAGGTTGAGGACGTCGTCCAGCCGGGCGGCGGCCTTGCCCAACCACTCCAGCTCTCCGCGGTAGCCAATCATCGCATCCAGGGTGTTGGCCGCCCGGTACGCGAGCGCCCCGGGGACTCCCGCCACCGCGTAGAAGAGCAGCGGTGCCACCACCGAGTCCGAGGTGTTCTCCGCCACCGACTCCACCGCCGCCGCCGCCAACAGCGGGGGCTCCAGGCCCGAGGTGTCGCGCGACACGAGGCTGCGCAAGGCGAAGCGAGCCGCGGGCGCATCCCCCTCGCGCAGCGCGCGGAAGACGGCCAGGCCCGCCTCGGCGAGGGCCCGCACCGCGAAGGCGCTCTTGAGGAGGTACACCTCGAGCGCCAGTTGCACGAGGGGCCAGGAGGAGACGAGGCGGAGCAGTGCCCACGCTCCGAGTCCGAAGAGCACGGGACCCGTCACCGCCATCACCAGGCCGTGGAGAAAGGCGGGAACGGGCGCACGGGGCGCCAGCCGGCGCAGGCGCCGTTGCAGGCGTCCCATCCACACCACGGGGTGCACCACCGTGGGGGGCTCGCCCCAGGCAAGGTCCACCACGAGCGCGGCCACCAGCACCAGGACCGCGTGCAGTCCCCCGTCCATCATCCGCCCGCCCCCACCACCCAGTCGCCCGGCTTGATCCGCAGCAACAGCCCGAGCGCGCCGAAGTACACCTCGTCCGCCGCGGCCGCCAGGCGCTGGTGCGCTCCACCACTCACGTCACGGAAGGTGCGTCCCAGCGGTGTCTCGGGGACGAGGCCCATGCCGACCTCGTTGGTCACCAGGATGGTGGCGCTCCGCCGCCGCTGGAGCACCCCCACCAGCCGATCCACCTCGCCGAGAATGGTCTCCGCGCCATCCCCCCGAAGCAGGAGGTTGGACAGCCACAGCGTCACGCAGTCCACCACCGCCACGTCCGCCGTGTCCTCTTCCAACACCTCGCACAGCCGGCGCGGCTCCTCCACCGTCTCGAAGAGCCCGACCCGCTCCTCCCGGTGGCGCCGCGCCCTCTCGCGCATCTCGTCGTCGAAGGGCTCGGAGGTGGCGACGAAGGTGCGCCGCGTGCCCAGCTTTTGTGCCAGCTCGAGCGCGAAGCGGCTCTTGCCACAGCGCACGCCGCCGCCCACCAGGACGATCTTCCCGCTCACCGCGCACCTCGCTCTTCCAGCCAACGGCGCACCCCGCGCGCGGTGGCCTCTCGCACCGCGCCTCCCAGCAGGCTGCCGAGCCGGGTGTGCTTGCCCATGTACTCCTCTCCTCCAGGCCCTTCCGGAGCCGCCACCACGATGCAGTCGGTGCCCGTCCCGGTGGCCACTCGCAGCGAGCGGCGGCTGGGCACTCGCGCCTCCATGAGGGCCGCCGTCCGGGCCTCCGCCGCGAGCGCCATGGCCTCCACCAACGCGCTCTCCGAGAGGGGCTGGGACACCTGGCACAGCAGGTTGATGGTGCCCACGCTCCGCAGGGGCCCGGGCTCATCCCCGGCCGCCAGCGCGTTGCCCAGCCCCACGGTGGCCACGCAGCGCGCCGAGAACGCACCGGACGCGAGGTGCACGTCATCGAAGGTGGACACGTCACGCGAGGTGAGCAGGCCCACCGTCTCCTCCGGCGACTCCTCCCCGAGGCTGGCCGTGAGGAGCGCCAGCGGATCCACGCCCGGGACGAGATCGTCGTCACGCACCTGCCGCCACACCACCGCCCGGGCGCGTCGGCGACCCCCGTTGAGGATGGCCCACGAGAGGACGGCGTGCGGACGGGCGAAGCGCACCACGAGCACCCGCCCGCCTCGCTCCAGGGAGGGCGCTTCCCCCTCCAGCGTGGCGAGGGCGGCCGTCATGTCCCCTGCTCCTTGAAGGCGCGCGCAGAGGCCACGAGTCCCTCGGCGACCAGGGGGTTGGAGGCCCAGTGGGCGTGGACGTAGGAAGCCAGCACGTTGGGCGGGCCGAAGCCCTCGGTATGGATGGTGCCGCCGCGACGCTTGCGGATGCGCAGGACTCCACCCTGCTCGGGGACTCCCTCCAACGTGGAGTAGCGGAACTGGTGCCCACGGAAGCGCAGCCCCGCTCCGCCCAGCACGGTGCGCACCGTCGTCTCCACCTCCACGTAGCCGAGCGCCTGGAGCTTGGGCGCCATCACCGCCACCCCGGGCACGAGCCCAACCATGGGGAAGTCCCGGCCCTCGAGGGTGCGGATGGCCTGGCTGAGGTACATCATCCCGCCGCACTCGGCGTAGATGGGGCCGCCGCGCGCGGCGAAGTCGGAGAGGGCGCGCCGCAGGGACTGGTTGTCGGCCAGCTTCTGTGCATGCAGCTCCGGGTAGCCGCCTCCGAGGTAGACGGCGTGCACGTCCGGAGGGAGCGCCGCGTCCGCGAGCGGCGAGAAGGGCACGCACTGGGCACCGAGCCGCTCGAGCCGCCGCAGGTTGTCCGCGTAATAGAAGTGGAAGGCGGCATCCTGGGCCACCGCGATGCGGCAGGTGACGGGGGCCTCGGAGCGATCCTCCTCCGGTGCCTCCGGCAGGGCCGGGGCCTCTCGCGCGAGGCGAAGGAAGGCCTCCGTGTCATTCCATTCGGAGAGGAGCGTGCCCCAGGCGTCGAAGTGCCCCGAGGGGATGCTCTCCTCGGAAGCGGTGAGCAGTCCCAGGTGGCGCTCGGGGAAGGCGAGTGCCTCCTGGGCGGGCAGTCCCCCCACCACGGGCACCGCCGTGCCACGAGCCGCGCGCTGGAGCAGCTCCAGGTGGCTGCGGCTGCCCACGCGGTTGGCGAAGAGGCCCGCCACCTTCAGCTCCGGATCGAAGGCCGCCAACCCGGTGCCGATGGCGGCGATGGTGCGCGCCATGCCCGAGACATCCACCACCGCGAGCACGGGCGCCGCCAGCCACTTGGCCACCTGCGCCGCCGAGCCCTCCTCCGAGTCCGGCGAGGCCCCGTCATAGAGCCCCATCACCCCCTCGATGAGCGCCACGTCGTGGCCCTGAGTGGCGTGCCGGAAGGTGGAGACGACGGCATCGCGGCCCATCAGCCAGCCATCGAGGTTGTGGCACGGCGCCCCGGTGGTGCGCGCGTGGTAGCTCGGATCGAGGTAGTCCGGACCGCACTTGAAGGTGGCCACCTTCAGGCCGCGCGCCTGGAGCGCCCGGGTGAGGGCCACCATGACGGTCGTCTTGCCCACGCCGCTGGACGTGCCCGCCACCACCAGCCGGGGAATCAAGGGAGCTCCGTCCATCAGAAGTCGAGCCCCACCTGGGCGGGAATGCCCTTCTCGAAGGGATGGCGCACGTTGCGCATCTCGGTGACGAGCTCCGCCGCCGCCACCAGGGGCTCCGGAGCGGAGCGCCCGGTGATGATCACATGCACGTGGGCGGGCCGTGCCGCCAGCGCCTCCATCACCTCGTCCACGGGGACGAAGCCGTAGTTGAGCACGTACGTCAGCTCATCGAGCACCACCACCTCGTGCTCACCGCTCGTCATCAGCCGCCGGGCCTCGGCCCAGGCCTCCTGGGCGGCCCGCTTGTCCCGGGAGATGTCCTCGCTCTCCCAGGTGAAACCGCGTCCCATGGTGAGGAAGACGAGCCCGGGGATGGTCTCCGCGTAGGTGCGCTCGCCCGTCTTCCACTTGCCCTTGATGAACTGCACCACCGCGGGCTTCATCCCCCGGCCGAGCGCGCGGAACACCACGCCGAGCGCGGCGGTGGTCTTCCCCTTGCCATCTCCCGTGTAGACGACCAGCAGTCCCTTCGTCGGCCTCGCGTTCACGTTCCACGCTCCTGTCGCTCGAACCACGCGAGGCGCTCGCGCAGCCGCACCACCTCGCCCACCACCACCAGGGCCGGCGGCCCCAGCACGTTGTGCTCCCGCACCCGCTCGGCGAGCGTCTCCAGGGTGCCCACCACCACCACCTGCTCGGACGAGGTGGCCGCGGCGATGTAGGCCGCGGGCGTCTGGGGGCTGCGTCCACACTCCACCAGCCGGGCCAGGTTGGCCTCCAGCTTCCGGGTGGCCATGAAGAGCACCAGCGTGCCTCCGGCCGCGCCCAGCTTCTCCCAGTGCGTGAGGCTGCGAGGCCCCTCGATGTCGTGCCCCGTGACGAAGGAGACGTCGGAGGCGTACTGCCGGTGGGTGAGCGGGATGCCGGCGTAGGCGGCGGCGCCGAGCGCGGCCGAGATGCCGGGCACCACCTCGTAGGCGATGCCCGCCTCCAGCAACTCCTCCGCCTCCTCACCGCCTCGCCCGAAGATGAACGGATCTCCCTGCTTCAAGCGCACCACGTGCCGCCCGGCGCGGGCTCGCTCGAGCACCGCCGGGTGCAGCCGGTAGCCGGCCTGGGTGGAGCCCTGATTGCGGTGGCCCACGAGGATGCGTTCCGCCTGGGGGCCGATCTCCGCGAGCACCGCCGGGGGGATGAGGGCGTCGTAGGCCACCACATCCGCCTGTTGCAGCAGGGTGCGCGCGCGCACGGTGAGCAGTCCCGGATCTCCCGGCCCCGCTCCCACCAGGGACACGAAACCGCCCCGGCGTTCGTCCCGCCCACGCCCGAGGACCCCCTCGCAGAAGCGCACCCGCTCCTCCAGCGAGGCGCAGGCGTCCGGAACGAAGTGCAACCGCGCGGCGGAGACGGAGCGGCGCAGGAGCGACTCGAGGACGAGCTGGTAGCGCATCTCGTCCATGGGGCTGTCACCGCGGACGCCGTCCCGCTCGTAGGGGATGACGCCCCGGGGGAGGACGAAGAGGGCGTCGTAGTGCCCCCCGAGCGCCGGAGTCTCGAAGAACTCCGGCACGAGCTCCGCGCACCCGTGCTGGAGCGCATGGGCGGCGAAGTCCGTGGCGCAGTTGTCCGCCACGAAGCCCTCGCTCCGCTCCGCCTCTCGCCGCTGGCGCACGGCCCACAGCTCCCGGAGCACCTGCGCGCGCTCGGGCACGGGCAACTCCGCCAGGCGCTTGCCGGTGCGCAGGACGAACTCCCGCGTCTCCTCGGGGACGATGGGCAGCCCGAGGCGGCTCGCCAGCGCGTTCACGAGCGTCGTCTTCCCCACCCCGGCCGCGCCGGTGATGGCAATGCGCAATGGCCGGTCAGCGCGCATCGTCCGTGCCCCTGCGGAAGCGGTGGGTGAAGGTCGGGTCGTACAGGCGCGAGTTGGCGAAGTCCTTCGCCTCCAGCACCTCGCCCACCAGGATCATCGCGGTCGCGTTGATGCGCTCGGCGCGCACCTTGTCTCCGATGTCCGCCAGGGTGCCACGCACCACCTTCTGATCCGGCCAGGTGGCCTTCTGCACCACCGCCACGGGGCAGTCCGGTCCGTAGGAGGGCAGCAGCTTCTCCACCACGTCGCGGATGAGGCCGGCGCTGAGGAAGAGCGCCAGGGTGGCACGGTGGCGCGCCAGATCCTCCAGCTTCTCTCCCTCCGGCATGAGGGTACGTCCCTCGGCGCGGGTGACGATGACCGTCTGCGACAGCTCGGGCAGCGTCAGCTCCTTGCCCAGCACCGCGGCCGCGGCGGTGAAGGAGGAGACGCCCGGGATGATCTCGTAGGGGATGCCGAGCTCGACGAGCCTGCGGATCTGCTCCGCGGTGGAGCCGAAGATGGACGGATCTCCCGTGTGCACGCGGGCCACGTCCTGATCCGCGGCATGGGCCTCCTTGAGGACGTCGATGATCTGCTCGAGCGTCATGGACGAGGAGTCGAGCACCCGCGCATCCGGCCGGGCCCGGGCGATGACCGCCTGCGGGACGAGCGAGCCGGTGTAGAGCACCACGGGGCACTGCTCGACGAGCTCGGCTCCGCGCACGGTGATGAGCTTCGGATCTCCGGGTCCGGCACCGATGATGTAGACCTTCATTGTCTTCTCCTCACGAGCAGCGCAGGACGGAGTCGCGCACCAGATCCCAGACATGTCCGGGCACCAGGCCGAGCCAGCGGGCGTCCGTCTCCGGCTTCGCCTCGTGCTCGGTCACCAGCCGCCACAGCCGCTCCGACACCGAGCCGTTGCGGCGGATGACCAGCCGCTCGAAGAGCAGCCGCGCCAGGGCCTCTCCCTCGAGTTCCATCACCAGCAGCGGCGCGGCCACCTCCACCGGGCGCACCGGCGAGAGCCGTACGAAGGGCAACTCCACGCCGGGAAGCTGGGCGGGAGGCTCGAAGCCCGCCGCGGCCCAGTCACACGGCTCCTTGAGATCTCCCACCAGGAAGAACGCCCCCTCGGTGGAAGCAAGCAACGCACCCGCCAGACGTCCCACACGCGCCATGGTTCAGACCTCCTCTTCGCGAACGACGAGTGAACGGCCCGGCTGCTGCCCCGGGAGCACATCTCCCTCGAGGGTGTACTTCCGCGTGTAGCCACGGGGCGTCACCATGTAGCCCTCGAAGAAGAAGGTGTGGGAGTTGCCCACGATGACCGTGGTCAACATGCCGATCTCGTAGTCGAGGAAGTGATCCAGGTCGGTCATCACCACCTTCTCCGCCTCGCGGTAGGCGCCCTTCACCAGCGCCACCGGGGTGGAGCCCTCGCGGTAGCGGCGGATGATGGAGTGGGCCTCCACGATCTGCCGGGTGCGCCGCCCGCTCGCGGGGTTGTAGAGCGAGATGACGAAGTCGGACGACGCGGCGGCCTCGATGCGTTTGGCGATGACGGCCCACGGCGTGAGCAGATCCGACAGGGAGATGGTGCAGCTGTCGTGGACCAGCGGAGCACCCACGCGCGAGGCGCAGGAGTTGGCCGCGGTGATGCCGGGCACCAGGTTGAGCGTGGGTGCATCCCCGCGCTTCCAACCGATCTCCCGCAACACCTCGAAGACGAGCCCCGCCATGCCGTAGACGCCCGCATCCCCGGAGGAGACGAGCGCCACGTTGGCACCGGCCCGGGCGCGTTCCACCGCGGCGCGGGCGCGGCCGATCTCCTCCGTCATGCCCGTCTGCACCACTTCCTTGCCCTCGAGGAGGTGGCGCACGAGCTTGATATAGGTGCGGTAGCCCACCACCACCTGGGCATCGCGGATGGCCTCCAGGGCGGCGGGGGTGGCGTGAGCGCCATCGCCCGGCCCGATGCCAACGACGGACAGGATTCCTCCCTCAGCCATGGACGAGCTCCTTTCGAGGGGAATGGGGAATGCGCGCGACGGCGAACGTCATGGAGCGTCCGGCGCCGGGCTCGGTGTAGATCTGCTTGCGGACGAGCAACTCGGAGGCTCCGGAGGCGAGCAACGCCGAGGGCTCGGCCACCCCCCGGGTGCCCACGTGCTTCTTCACCGTCTCCGACGGCGTGGGCACGGGCACCGCGTCCAGCTCGGCGGCCGGGTACGTCTGGAGCGCCCAGCCATGCTTCTGGCACAACGCCAGCAGCGCGGGCTCATCGGCCTTCAAGTCCACGGTGGCCACCGCCTTCACCGAGGCGGGAGACAGCAGGGCCTGGGCGAGCATCTGGGCCACGCCCCGCTCCACCAGTTCCTCCGGGGTGCCCCGGTCACAGCCGATGCCCAACACCAGACTGCGGGGCCGGTAGATGACGGCCTTCTCCCACTGGGAGCGGTGCGTCTCGCGGATGTCGCGATCGGTGGCGATGAGGAGCATCTCCCACGCCGCCGGGTCCACCCCATCGAGGGTACGCGTGTACCGCACGCCCGGAGGTAGCGGCTTGTCTTCCGGCCACCAGGAGGGCTCGCCCGCCTCCTGGACGAAGAGCACCGGAGCCTCGTTCACCACGGCGGCGCAGCCACGGGTGACGTTGCGCTCCAGATCATCCAGTCGCCAGCCCAGCTCCCGTCCGAGGATGTCCACCGTGAGGGTGCCCCGCACATCCGAGGCGGTGGTGACCACCGGGGTGGCGCCGAGCACGCTGGCCACCCGCTCGGTGAAGGCATTGCCCCGGCCCACGTGTCCCGACAGCACGCAGATGGAGAAGCGCGCGGCGTCATCGACGCACACCACCGCCGGGTCCACCTTCTTGTCCTCGAGCAGCGGGGCGATCATCCGCACCACCGCGCCCACGCTGATGATGAAGATGTGGCAGTCGTAGGCGGTGAAGGTGCGCGACAGGGTGGGCCCCATGGGCAGGGGCATCGGCAGGGCACCCGCGGGAGCCTTGGCCATGAGCTTCTCGGAGACATACAGCTCCGCGCCCGGCAGCCCCGAGAGGAGCCGCTGGGCGATGCCCAGCCCGTGCAGGGTGATGGCGTAGACGGCGTAGGGCTTGCGTGCCGGGGGGAGGCTCACCGGGCCACCTCCGCCGCCTGGGCGAAGCGGCCGGCGAGCACGCCGCTGCGATCCTTCTTCGCCACCATCACCATGGAGAAGTAGTCGCACTTGTCATTGCGGATGCTGCGCAGGTCACGCACCACCTTCTCCTGCCCGGTGGAGGCCCGCGACACGTAGACGGCGCGCTCGAGCAACCCCTCGCGCTCGAGCGCCTCCACCACCTGCGGCATGACCGAGCTCACCTTCATCAGCAGCACGGTGTCGAAGTCGCGCAGCACGCGGGTGAGGTCCTCCACCCCGTAGGTGGCCGGCAGGACGGCGATGCGCTCCTGCCCATCCGCCACGGGCACCTGCACCGCCGCGGGCACGGCGGTGATCGAGGAGACGGCGGGCACCACCTCGGTGCGCGTCCCGGGGAAGCGCTGGGGGACCTCGGCCAGCAGGTAGATGAAGGTGCTGTAGACGAGCGGATCCCCTTCCGTGATGAAGGCCACCTTCTTGCCCGCGGCCAGGCGAGGAGCCAGTTGCGCGTAGGCCTCCTCCCAGGCGGGCCGCAGCCGCTCGGGATCCTTCGTCATCGGGAAGGTGAGGAAGAGCCGCTCCTGACCGGGCACCTCGCCCACGTTCTCCTTGGCGATGCGCCAGGCGAGCGACTCGTCATAGACGGAGCGCCGGGGAATGGCGATGACGTCCGCCGCGCGGAGCGTGTTCACCGCCCGGAGCGTCATCAGATCCGGCGCCCCCGGCCCCACTCCCACGCCAATCAACACGCCACTCATGTTGCTTCTCCCTGTGCTGCCGCCGGCCGGGTGGCCGCGAAGATGTGGATGGGGTTCTGCGCCTCGTAACGCAGGTAGTGCGCGAGCGGCTCGCCGCGAGACACGTTGAGCATCGTCACGTCCGGAGTGATTCCGTACGAGCGGAAGGCCGCGTAGGCCTCGGCCACGTTGTCCAGGGTGATGGCGTTGACCACCAGCCGGCCGCCCTCGCGCAGGCGGTTGAAGGCCACGTCGATGATGTCGCGCATGCTGCCCTTGCTGCCGCCGACGAAGACGGCGTCCGGCGCATCCAGTCCCTCGAGGGCCTCCGGGGCGCGCCCCGCGATGACGCGCACGTTGTCCACCCCATGGGCGAGCGCGTTTTCCCGGCACAAGCTCACGCCCTCCGGGTCCACCTCGATGGCGAAGACCCTCCCCTTGGGAGCGAGCATCGCCGCCTCGATGCCCACCGAGCCCGAGCCCGCGCCGATGTCCCACACCACGCTGTCGGGACGGATCTCCAGCTGGGCCAGGGACAGCAGACG
Above is a window of Cystobacter fuscus DNA encoding:
- the cbiB gene encoding adenosylcobinamide-phosphate synthase CbiB, which gives rise to MMDGGLHAVLVLVAALVVDLAWGEPPTVVHPVVWMGRLQRRLRRLAPRAPVPAFLHGLVMAVTGPVLFGLGAWALLRLVSSWPLVQLALEVYLLKSAFAVRALAEAGLAVFRALREGDAPAARFALRSLVSRDTSGLEPPLLAAAAVESVAENTSDSVVAPLLFYAVAGVPGALAYRAANTLDAMIGYRGELEWLGKAAARLDDVLNLVPARLSAALLVLACALCGASPARAVLSWWRDGAATESPNAGRPMAAVAGGLGVELEKVGHYRLGAGGRQPGAEDIRRAVFLMVAASLLAATLTAAYVYGEGFRVALASP
- the cobU gene encoding bifunctional adenosylcobinamide kinase/adenosylcobinamide-phosphate guanylyltransferase — translated: MSGKIVLVGGGVRCGKSRFALELAQKLGTRRTFVATSEPFDDEMRERARRHREERVGLFETVEEPRRLCEVLEEDTADVAVVDCVTLWLSNLLLRGDGAETILGEVDRLVGVLQRRRSATILVTNEVGMGLVPETPLGRTFRDVSGGAHQRLAAAADEVYFGALGLLLRIKPGDWVVGAGG
- a CDS encoding adenosylcobinamide amidohydrolase, which produces MTAALATLEGEAPSLERGGRVLVVRFARPHAVLSWAILNGGRRRARAVVWRQVRDDDLVPGVDPLALLTASLGEESPEETVGLLTSRDVSTFDDVHLASGAFSARCVATVGLGNALAAGDEPGPLRSVGTINLLCQVSQPLSESALVEAMALAAEARTAALMEARVPSRRSLRVATGTGTDCIVVAAPEGPGGEEYMGKHTRLGSLLGGAVREATARGVRRWLEERGAR
- a CDS encoding cobyrinate a,c-diamide synthase; this translates as MDGAPLIPRLVVAGTSSGVGKTTVMVALTRALQARGLKVATFKCGPDYLDPSYHARTTGAPCHNLDGWLMGRDAVVSTFRHATQGHDVALIEGVMGLYDGASPDSEEGSAAQVAKWLAAPVLAVVDVSGMARTIAAIGTGLAAFDPELKVAGLFANRVGSRSHLELLQRAARGTAVPVVGGLPAQEALAFPERHLGLLTASEESIPSGHFDAWGTLLSEWNDTEAFLRLAREAPALPEAPEEDRSEAPVTCRIAVAQDAAFHFYYADNLRRLERLGAQCVPFSPLADAALPPDVHAVYLGGGYPELHAQKLADNQSLRRALSDFAARGGPIYAECGGMMYLSQAIRTLEGRDFPMVGLVPGVAVMAPKLQALGYVEVETTVRTVLGGAGLRFRGHQFRYSTLEGVPEQGGVLRIRKRRGGTIHTEGFGPPNVLASYVHAHWASNPLVAEGLVASARAFKEQGT
- the cobO gene encoding cob(I)yrinic acid a,c-diamide adenosyltransferase → MNARPTKGLLVVYTGDGKGKTTAALGVVFRALGRGMKPAVVQFIKGKWKTGERTYAETIPGLVFLTMGRGFTWESEDISRDKRAAQEAWAEARRLMTSGEHEVVVLDELTYVLNYGFVPVDEVMEALAARPAHVHVIITGRSAPEPLVAAAELVTEMRNVRHPFEKGIPAQVGLDF
- the cobA gene encoding uroporphyrinogen-III C-methyltransferase, with amino-acid sequence MRADRPLRIAITGAAGVGKTTLVNALASRLGLPIVPEETREFVLRTGKRLAELPVPERAQVLRELWAVRQRREAERSEGFVADNCATDFAAHALQHGCAELVPEFFETPALGGHYDALFVLPRGVIPYERDGVRGDSPMDEMRYQLVLESLLRRSVSAARLHFVPDACASLEERVRFCEGVLGRGRDERRGGFVSLVGAGPGDPGLLTVRARTLLQQADVVAYDALIPPAVLAEIGPQAERILVGHRNQGSTQAGYRLHPAVLERARAGRHVVRLKQGDPFIFGRGGEEAEELLEAGIAYEVVPGISAALGAAAYAGIPLTHRQYASDVSFVTGHDIEGPRSLTHWEKLGAAGGTLVLFMATRKLEANLARLVECGRSPQTPAAYIAAATSSEQVVVVGTLETLAERVREHNVLGPPALVVVGEVVRLRERLAWFERQERGT
- the cobM gene encoding precorrin-4 C(11)-methyltransferase, which produces MKVYIIGAGPGDPKLITVRGAELVEQCPVVLYTGSLVPQAVIARARPDARVLDSSSMTLEQIIDVLKEAHAADQDVARVHTGDPSIFGSTAEQIRRLVELGIPYEIIPGVSSFTAAAAVLGKELTLPELSQTVIVTRAEGRTLMPEGEKLEDLARHRATLALFLSAGLIRDVVEKLLPSYGPDCPVAVVQKATWPDQKVVRGTLADIGDKVRAERINATAMILVGEVLEAKDFANSRLYDPTFTHRFRRGTDDAR
- a CDS encoding precorrin-3B C(17)-methyltransferase; translation: MARVGRLAGALLASTEGAFFLVGDLKEPCDWAAAGFEPPAQLPGVELPFVRLSPVRPVEVAAPLLVMELEGEALARLLFERLVIRRNGSVSERLWRLVTEHEAKPETDARWLGLVPGHVWDLVRDSVLRCS
- the cobJ gene encoding precorrin-3B C(17)-methyltransferase; translated protein: MAEGGILSVVGIGPGDGAHATPAALEAIRDAQVVVGYRTYIKLVRHLLEGKEVVQTGMTEEIGRARAAVERARAGANVALVSSGDAGVYGMAGLVFEVLREIGWKRGDAPTLNLVPGITAANSCASRVGAPLVHDSCTISLSDLLTPWAVIAKRIEAAASSDFVISLYNPASGRRTRQIVEAHSIIRRYREGSTPVALVKGAYREAEKVVMTDLDHFLDYEIGMLTTVIVGNSHTFFFEGYMVTPRGYTRKYTLEGDVLPGQQPGRSLVVREEEV
- a CDS encoding cobalt-precorrin 5A hydrolase, which gives rise to MSLPPARKPYAVYAITLHGLGIAQRLLSGLPGAELYVSEKLMAKAPAGALPMPLPMGPTLSRTFTAYDCHIFIISVGAVVRMIAPLLEDKKVDPAVVCVDDAARFSICVLSGHVGRGNAFTERVASVLGATPVVTTASDVRGTLTVDILGRELGWRLDDLERNVTRGCAAVVNEAPVLFVQEAGEPSWWPEDKPLPPGVRYTRTLDGVDPAAWEMLLIATDRDIRETHRSQWEKAVIYRPRSLVLGIGCDRGTPEELVERGVAQMLAQALLSPASVKAVATVDLKADEPALLALCQKHGWALQTYPAAELDAVPVPTPSETVKKHVGTRGVAEPSALLASGASELLVRKQIYTEPGAGRSMTFAVARIPHSPRKELVHG
- the cobI gene encoding precorrin-2 C(20)-methyltransferase, with translation MSGVLIGVGVGPGAPDLMTLRAVNTLRAADVIAIPRRSVYDESLAWRIAKENVGEVPGQERLFLTFPMTKDPERLRPAWEEAYAQLAPRLAAGKKVAFITEGDPLVYSTFIYLLAEVPQRFPGTRTEVVPAVSSITAVPAAVQVPVADGQERIAVLPATYGVEDLTRVLRDFDTVLLMKVSSVMPQVVEALEREGLLERAVYVSRASTGQEKVVRDLRSIRNDKCDYFSMVMVAKKDRSGVLAGRFAQAAEVAR